A region of the Candidatus Zixiibacteriota bacterium genome:
CCGGTGGATTATTTCCACAAGGGAGCGCGAGGGCTGAATCACGAAGTGGTCGAAATGATCTCGAAGATGAAAAACGAACCGCGTTGGATGGCCGAACGCCGCCACGAGGCGCTTGATATCTATGACTCCCGGCCAATGCCGCAGTGGGCCAACACTAAATTGCTCTCCGAGATCGATTACGAGAATATCTACTACTATATGAAACCGATCGATGCCCAGAAACAGAACTGGAACGACGTACCGGAGTACATCAAGAAGACATTCGACCGACTCGGCATTCCCGAGGCGGAAAAGACATTCCTCGGCGGCGTCTCGGCGCAGTACGAGTCCGAGGTTGTGTATCACTCCATGCGCGATGACCTGAAGAAACTCGGGGTCCTTTTCTCCGATATGGATACTGGGCTTCGCGAACATCCGGAGGTCGTCGAAAAGTATTTCGGCACCGTGATACCGTCGACAGACAACAAATTCGCCGCGCTCAACACAGCGGTCTGGTCGGGCGGATCATTCATCTATGTTCCGCCGGGTATCGATGTCAAAGTGCCGCTCCAGGCGTATTTTCGCATCAACGCCGAAAACATGGGGCAGTTCGAGCGAACGCTCATCGTCGCAGACAAGGGCTCGCGGGTGCACTACATTGAGGGGTGCACAGCGCCGGTCTATTCGACCGATTCGCTCCATTCGGCCGTGGTCGAATTAATTGCCATGGAAGGGGCATATATCCGCTATACCACCATTCAGAACTGGTCACGCAACATCTTCAACCTGGTGACCAAACGGGCCACGGCGCACAAAAATGCAACGGTCGAGTGGGTCGATGGGAACCTTGGTTCTCGTCTGACCATGAAATACCCGTGTATTCAGTTGGTTGGCGAGGGGGCGCGCGGCGAAGTGCTTTCCGTGGCCTTTGCCGGAGTTGACCAGCATCAGGACGCAGGCGCCAAGATGATTCACGCGGCCCCGAATACGTCGTCGCGAATTACTTCAAAGTCGATATCCAAAGACAACGGGCGTGCGTCTTACAGGGGCCTGGTCAAAGTGCACAAGAACGCCGTCAATGTCAAGGTATCGGTTGAGTGCGACGCTCTCCTGATCGGCAAGGACGCGCGTAGCGACACCTATCCGACAATGGAGATCGACGCCGACCAGGTGCGTGTCGAACATGAGGCGCGCGTTTCGAAGGTTGCCGAAGAACAGCTATTCTATCTCACCAGCCGCGGACTCACCGAAGATGACGCCCGGCTGTTGATTGTCAATGGCTTTATGGAGCCGTTCACTAAGGAGCTGCCGCTTGAGTATGCGGTCGAACTGAACCGACTGATTCAGCTCGAGATGGAAGGCTCGGTGGGTTGACCATGAGTGCTGCGACAGATTATCGTATACCGGACATGTCCCCCGAACTGGCGCGAGGACCGGTCTGGCTGCAACGGAAACGCAGCGAAGCCAGAGAATCGTTCAAT
Encoded here:
- the sufB gene encoding Fe-S cluster assembly protein SufB, with the translated sequence MSESIEQQKHDLAGLNSDYATKYGFRDPVDYFHKGARGLNHEVVEMISKMKNEPRWMAERRHEALDIYDSRPMPQWANTKLLSEIDYENIYYYMKPIDAQKQNWNDVPEYIKKTFDRLGIPEAEKTFLGGVSAQYESEVVYHSMRDDLKKLGVLFSDMDTGLREHPEVVEKYFGTVIPSTDNKFAALNTAVWSGGSFIYVPPGIDVKVPLQAYFRINAENMGQFERTLIVADKGSRVHYIEGCTAPVYSTDSLHSAVVELIAMEGAYIRYTTIQNWSRNIFNLVTKRATAHKNATVEWVDGNLGSRLTMKYPCIQLVGEGARGEVLSVAFAGVDQHQDAGAKMIHAAPNTSSRITSKSISKDNGRASYRGLVKVHKNAVNVKVSVECDALLIGKDARSDTYPTMEIDADQVRVEHEARVSKVAEEQLFYLTSRGLTEDDARLLIVNGFMEPFTKELPLEYAVELNRLIQLEMEGSVG